The following coding sequences lie in one Rhizobium rhododendri genomic window:
- a CDS encoding sugar phosphate isomerase/epimerase family protein yields MKTIKGPGLFLGQFAGDAAPFNSWDSITKWAADVGYVGVQVPTWAGQLIDLRKAASSKDYCDEFAGVARQNGVEVTELSTHLQGQLVAVHPAYDEAFDGFAAPEVRGNPKARQEWAVEQVKMALTASKHLGISAHATFSGALAWPYIYPWPQRPAGLVETAFEELAKRWTPILDHAEENGVDVCYEIHPGEDLHDGVTFEMFLERVKNHPRANMLYDPSHYILQCLDYLDNIDIYKDRIKMFHVKDAEFNPTGRQGVYGGYQSWVDRAGRFRSPGDGQVDFGAVFSKMTANDFDGWAVVEWECALKHPEDGAREGAEFVKAHIIRVTEHAFDDFAAGGTDDAANRRMLGL; encoded by the coding sequence ATGAAGACCATCAAGGGGCCTGGCCTCTTTCTCGGCCAGTTCGCAGGCGACGCTGCACCTTTCAATTCGTGGGATTCGATTACCAAGTGGGCGGCCGATGTGGGCTATGTCGGTGTGCAGGTGCCGACCTGGGCCGGACAACTGATCGACCTCAGGAAGGCTGCCAGCTCGAAGGATTACTGCGACGAATTTGCCGGCGTGGCGCGCCAGAATGGCGTCGAGGTAACGGAGCTGTCGACGCATCTGCAGGGCCAGCTGGTGGCGGTGCATCCGGCCTATGACGAGGCTTTCGACGGATTCGCGGCGCCGGAAGTGCGCGGCAATCCGAAGGCGCGGCAGGAATGGGCGGTCGAGCAGGTGAAGATGGCGCTGACGGCGTCGAAACACCTCGGCATCTCGGCGCATGCGACCTTTTCCGGGGCGCTCGCCTGGCCCTATATTTATCCATGGCCGCAGCGGCCGGCGGGTCTTGTCGAGACGGCATTCGAGGAGCTGGCCAAGCGCTGGACGCCGATCCTAGACCATGCCGAGGAAAACGGCGTCGATGTCTGCTACGAGATCCATCCGGGCGAAGACCTGCATGACGGCGTCACCTTCGAGATGTTCCTGGAGCGGGTGAAGAACCATCCGCGCGCCAACATGCTATACGATCCCTCGCACTATATCCTGCAGTGCCTCGATTATCTCGACAACATCGACATCTACAAAGACCGCATCAAGATGTTCCACGTCAAGGATGCGGAGTTCAACCCGACTGGCCGCCAGGGCGTCTATGGCGGCTACCAGAGCTGGGTGGACCGGGCCGGCCGCTTCCGCTCGCCGGGCGACGGGCAGGTGGATTTCGGCGCGGTGTTTTCCAAGATGACCGCCAATGATTTCGACGGCTGGGCTGTCGTCGAATGGGAATGCGCGCTGAAGCACCCCGAAGACGGCGCGCGCGAAGGTGCCGAGTTCGTCAAGGCGCATATCATTCGTGTCACCGAGCACGCCTTTGACGATTTTGCCGCCGGGGGCACGGACGATGCGGCAAACCGGCGGATGCTGGGGCTTTAG
- a CDS encoding aldolase, with product MAHELNIPHGTPTILRNASLDTPEIWEARVDLAACLRSAARLGLEEGICNHFSALVPGHSDLFLVNRLGWAFQEATASSLLICDFDGHVVAGDGVPEATAFFIHARLHKMLPRVGAAFHTHMPNATALSMVEGEPLVWAGQTSLKFYGRTGVDEHYNGLALDEREGDRIAAALGANDILFMKNHGVMVCGPNIAEAWDDLYYLERAAEVQLKAMSTGRRLVAVPAEVASAAARQMREGDPESARMHLESLRRVLDRQEPEYRS from the coding sequence ATGGCGCACGAACTCAATATCCCGCACGGTACACCGACCATCCTGCGGAACGCGTCGCTGGACACGCCGGAAATCTGGGAGGCTCGCGTCGATCTCGCTGCTTGCCTCAGGAGCGCTGCGCGGCTGGGCCTCGAAGAGGGCATCTGCAACCATTTCTCGGCGCTCGTTCCCGGCCATTCGGACCTGTTTCTTGTCAACCGGCTGGGCTGGGCTTTCCAGGAAGCAACGGCGTCGTCGCTTCTGATCTGCGATTTCGACGGCCATGTGGTCGCAGGAGACGGTGTACCGGAGGCAACGGCTTTCTTCATTCACGCCCGCCTGCACAAGATGCTGCCGCGCGTCGGCGCTGCCTTCCACACCCATATGCCGAATGCCACTGCGCTCAGCATGGTCGAAGGCGAACCGCTGGTCTGGGCCGGCCAGACCTCGTTGAAATTCTATGGCCGAACCGGCGTCGACGAGCACTATAACGGCCTGGCGCTCGACGAGCGTGAGGGCGACCGGATCGCGGCGGCGCTCGGCGCCAACGACATCCTGTTCATGAAGAACCATGGCGTCATGGTCTGCGGCCCGAACATCGCCGAAGCCTGGGACGATCTCTATTATCTGGAGCGTGCCGCCGAAGTGCAGCTCAAAGCCATGAGCACCGGCCGCCGTCTGGTCGCCGTTCCCGCCGAAGTCGCCTCTGCCGCCGCCCGCCAGATGCGCGAGGGCGACCCCGAAAGCGCCCGGATGCATCTCGAGAGCCTGCGGCGGGTGCTGGACAGGCAGGAGCCGGAATATCGGAGTTAA